From Phragmites australis chromosome 5, lpPhrAust1.1, whole genome shotgun sequence, a single genomic window includes:
- the LOC133917796 gene encoding uncharacterized mitochondrial protein AtMg00820-like — protein MVTRACDGIRVPNPKYANVAVNPSPPSPLPSVRAALSDPEWRAAMQDEFNALQANGTWSLVPRPPHANVITGKWLFKNKLHPDGTLERRKARWVVRGFSQRPGVDFHQTFSPVVKPTSIRTVLHLADCGY, from the coding sequence ATGGTCACCCGAGCATGTGACGGCATCCGCGTGCCCAACCCGAAGTATGCAAATGTCGCCGTGAACCCGTCACCGCCATCTCCTCTGCCTTCTGTTCGTGCGGCCCTAAGCGACCCGGAATGGCGTGCGGCGATGCAAGATGAGTTCAATGCGCTGCAGGCCAACGGAACTTGGTCACTTGTTCCACGACCGCCACATGCCAATGTGATCACCGGCAAATGGCTCTTCAAGAACAAGCTCCATCCCGACGGAACGCTGGAGCGGCGCAAGGCACGGTGGGTTGTACGCGGATTCTCGCAACGACCGGGGGTTGATTTTCATCAAACCTTCTCCCCGGTGGTCAAGCCGACGTCCATCCGCACGGTGCTCCATCTTGCCGACTGTGGATATTGA